CGTAGTCCACGCCGGGGATCGGCACGAACGAGCCGAGCCGGTAGACGGCGATGATCGCGAGGGTGAACAGGATCTTGCCCCGCAGGTCGGGGATCTTGAAGGCGTTGGCGAACGCGCGCAGCATGGTGGCCCTCCTACTCGCCGGCGGGGCGCCGGCCCGCTATGACGGTGATGGTGCCACCGCTGGCGGCGATCTTGTCGCGAGCCGAGCCGGAGAACGCGTGGGCGGACACCTGGAGCGCCTTCGTGAGCTCGCCCTCACCGAGGACCTTCACGGGCGCGGAGCCCTTGCGGACGAGCCCCTTGCCCCGCAGGGTCTCGGGCGTCACCTCGTCACCCGCCGCGAACGTCTCCTCGAGCGTGCGGACGTTGACGGCCGCGTACTCCACGCGGTTGCGCGACGTGAAGCCGGGCAGCTTCGGCAGCCGCCGCTGGAGCGGCATCTGGCCGCCTTCGAAACCCGCGGGCATCCGCCCGCGTGCTCCGGTGCCCTTCGTGCCGCGCCCGGCGGTCTTGCCCTTGCCCGCGGCGATGCCGCGGCCCTTCCGGGTCTTGGGGCGGTGGGCGCCCGCGGGCGGCTTCAGGTGATGGATCTTCATGACGGCTCCTCGTCAGGGTCCCAGGGCAGCGGCTGCGGCTCGGGTCCCTGCGCCTGCTCCTCGGCCTCCATCGTCGCCTGCGGCGCCTTCGGTGCGTCGGGCGGGTCTGTGGAGGTCAGCGACGGCGGGTTCTGGACGAGATCCTCCGGCGCCACCCTGCCGGGCACGGCGAGCGCCTCCTCCTCCGCGTCCCGCAGCTCCGCCGCCTGCGCGTCGGTCACGGTCGGGCCGGCCGGCGGGTTGCCCTCGCCCTTCGGCTGCTGTCCGGGCTCGACCTGCAGCGGCGCGGCCTCGCCGGCGTAGCGGACCTCGACGAGGTGGGCGACCCTCGCGATCATGCCACGGATCTCTGGACGGTCGGGTTTGACCACGGTCTGGCGCATGCGCCGGATGCCGAGCGACCGGAGGGTCCGCCGGTGGCGCTGCTGGGAGCCGATGAGGCTGCGCACCTGCGTGATCTCGATGCGGGCGCCGTCGGTCGTCTGCGCTGCCATCGGCTACGCGCCTGCCTTGAGGTTGTCGTACATCTTCTTCGGGATGAGCTCGGACAGCTCGAGCTCCCGCAGTCGGGCGACGTCGTCGGGACGGCGAAGCGACTTCAGTGCGGCGACCGTGGCGTGCACGACGTTGATCGCGTTCGCGGTCCCCAGCGACTTGGCGAGCACGTCCCTGATCCCCGCGCACTCGAGCACGGCCCGCACCGGCCCACCGGCGATCACGCCGGTGCCCGGAGCGGCCGGCTTGAGGACGACCTTGCCGGCTGAGGCCTCACCGATCACCGGGTGCACGATGGTGTTCTGGATCATCGGGACGGTGAAGAAGTTCTTCTTCGCCTCCTCGACGCCCTTCTGGATCGCGGCCGGCACCTCCTTCGCCTTGCCGTAGCCGACGCCGACGGTGCCGTTGGCGTCACCCACGACGACGAGCGCGGTGAAGGAGAAGCGCCGGCCGCCCTTGACGACCTTCGCGACGCGGTTGATCGCGACGACCTTCTCCTCGTACGGGCTGCGCTCCTCCTCGCGGCCGCGGCCTCCGCCACGTCCGCGACCGCCTCCGCGGGGGGTGCCTCCACCTGGTCCAGGCATGTGCTCCTCGAATCCTTCTCGGTGTTCGCGTGCGTTCTAGAGCTGCAGGCCGCCCTCGCGGGCGCCCTCGGCGAGCGCCCTGATGCGCCCGTGGTAGCGGTTGCCTCCCCGGTCGAACACGACGCGCTCGACGCCGGCGTCCCTGGCCCGCTCAGCGAGGAGCCGGCCGACCGCCTTGGCGACACCCACCTTGCCTTCGCCGTCGGGCTCACCGACCCCGGCGTCAAGGCTCGACGCGGCCGCGAGAGTGCGTCCCACACGGTCGTCGATGACCTGTGCGTAGATGCGCTTGTTCGACCGGTACACGGCCAGGCGGGGGCGTTCGGCGGTTCCCCGCACGCGCTTGCGCACCCGGGCGTGACGCCGGTCCCGTGCTGCGCGCTTGCTCTTCGCGTCCATGACGATGCTGCCTCCTGCTGGGCGCCGCTCGTGATGCGAGCGGCCTTCTAGGTGCCGGCGGCCTTGCCGGACTTGCGCCGCACGTGCTCGCCCGCATAGCGGATGCCCTTGCCCTTGTAGGGCTCCGGGCGGCGGATGGCGCGGATGTTCGCCGCCACCTGCCCGACCTGCTGCTTGTCGGCGCCGGCGACGACGATGGCGTTGGGGCTCGGCACCGTCAGGGTGATACCCCCTGGTGCGTCCACCTCGACCGGGTGGCTGTAGCCGACCTGCAGCGTGACGCCGTCGGTGCCCCGCGCCGTGGCCCGGTAGCCGACCCCCACGATCTCGAGCCGGCGCTCGTACCCGTCGGTGACGCCGGTCACCATGTTCGCGATGAGCGATCGGTACAGGCCGTGCAGGGCGCGGTGCTCGCGTTCGTCGCTGCTGCGGGTGACGGTGACGGCGTCGTCGGCCACCGTGACGGTCACCGCGGGGTCGATGCGCTGGGTGAGCGTACCCCTCGGGCCGGTGACGCGGATGGTCGACCCCTCGAGGGTTACCTCCACCCCGGCGGGCACCGGTACGGGCTCCTTACCGATACGGCTCATGGCGCGCTCCTGCTACCAGACATAGGCCACGACCTCGCCGCCGACGCCCTGCCTGCGGGCCTCGCGGTCGGTCATGAGCCCTGACGACGTCGAGATGATGGCGATCCCCAGGCCGCCGAGCACACGGGGGATCTCGTCCTTCTTCGCGTAGACCCGCAGCCCGGGCTTCGACACGCGCCGGATGCCCGACAGCGAGCGCTCGCGGTCGCGGGTGTACTTCAGCGCGAGCCGCAGCGTCGACTGGGGCTTCGTCGGCTCCACGAGGTAGTCACGGATGTAGCCCTCGCGCTTGAGGATGTCGGCGATGGCCGCCTTCATCTTCGAGGAGGGCATGGCGATCTCCTCGCGGTAGGCGACGTTCGCGTTGCGGATGCGGGTCAGCATGTCCGCAACCGGGTCGGTCAGTGTCATGGGTGCGTCTCTCCTCGGGGGTTACCGGGCCGACCCGGCACTTCCCAGCAGGCGTTGCTCTTCGGTTACCAGGACGCCTTGCGGATTCCCGGCAGCTCGCCGGCGTGCGCCAGCTCGCGCAGGCACACCCGGCACAGCATGAACTTCCGGTACACGGCGCGCGGCCGGCCACAGCGGTTGCAACGCGTGTAGCCCCGCACCGCGAACTTCGGCTTGCGGGCCGCCTTGGCGATCATCGACTTCTTGGCCATGCGATCCTCCTCAGCCCGCCGCGGGGGTGCGACCGGCGAACGGGAAGCCGTAGGCGTCGAGGAACGCCCGGCCCTGCTCGTCGGTCGCCGCGGTGAGCACGAACGTGATGTCCATCCCCCGGGCCCGGTCGATGTCGTCGTAGTCGATCTCCGGGAAGATGAGCTGCTCGGTCACCCCGAACGTGTAGTTGCCCCGGCCGTCGAAGCTGTCCGGCGGCAGCCCGCGGAAGTCACGGATGCGCGGGAGCGCCACGGACAGCAGCCGGTCGAAGAAGTCCCACATCCGGTCGCCGCGCAGGGTGACCTTCGCCCCGATCGGCATGCCGGCCCGCAGCTTGAATGCGGCGATCGACTTGCGGGCCCGGTTCACCTTCGGGCGCTGACCGGTGATCGTCGTGAGGTCCCGGACGACCGCGTCGATGACCTTGGGGTCCGCGACCGCCTCGCCGGCGCCGACGTTGACGACGATCTTCTC
This genomic interval from Egibacteraceae bacterium contains the following:
- the rplO gene encoding 50S ribosomal protein L15, with product MKIHHLKPPAGAHRPKTRKGRGIAAGKGKTAGRGTKGTGARGRMPAGFEGGQMPLQRRLPKLPGFTSRNRVEYAAVNVRTLEETFAAGDEVTPETLRGKGLVRKGSAPVKVLGEGELTKALQVSAHAFSGSARDKIAASGGTITVIAGRRPAGE
- the rpsE gene encoding 30S ribosomal protein S5 — translated: MPGPGGGTPRGGGRGRGGGRGREEERSPYEEKVVAINRVAKVVKGGRRFSFTALVVVGDANGTVGVGYGKAKEVPAAIQKGVEEAKKNFFTVPMIQNTIVHPVIGEASAGKVVLKPAAPGTGVIAGGPVRAVLECAGIRDVLAKSLGTANAINVVHATVAALKSLRRPDDVARLRELELSELIPKKMYDNLKAGA
- the rplR gene encoding 50S ribosomal protein L18, with the protein product MDAKSKRAARDRRHARVRKRVRGTAERPRLAVYRSNKRIYAQVIDDRVGRTLAAASSLDAGVGEPDGEGKVGVAKAVGRLLAERARDAGVERVVFDRGGNRYHGRIRALAEGAREGGLQL
- the rplF gene encoding 50S ribosomal protein L6; protein product: MSRIGKEPVPVPAGVEVTLEGSTIRVTGPRGTLTQRIDPAVTVTVADDAVTVTRSSDEREHRALHGLYRSLIANMVTGVTDGYERRLEIVGVGYRATARGTDGVTLQVGYSHPVEVDAPGGITLTVPSPNAIVVAGADKQQVGQVAANIRAIRRPEPYKGKGIRYAGEHVRRKSGKAAGT
- the rpsH gene encoding 30S ribosomal protein S8, which produces MTLTDPVADMLTRIRNANVAYREEIAMPSSKMKAAIADILKREGYIRDYLVEPTKPQSTLRLALKYTRDRERSLSGIRRVSKPGLRVYAKKDEIPRVLGGLGIAIISTSSGLMTDREARRQGVGGEVVAYVW
- a CDS encoding type Z 30S ribosomal protein S14, with translation MAKKSMIAKAARKPKFAVRGYTRCNRCGRPRAVYRKFMLCRVCLRELAHAGELPGIRKASW
- the rplE gene encoding 50S ribosomal protein L5 translates to MTATDTRRYTPRLKQRYLEEIRPRLQSELGLDNVMQVPRLEKIVVNVGAGEAVADPKVIDAVVRDLTTITGQRPKVNRARKSIAAFKLRAGMPIGAKVTLRGDRMWDFFDRLLSVALPRIRDFRGLPPDSFDGRGNYTFGVTEQLIFPEIDYDDIDRARGMDITFVLTAATDEQGRAFLDAYGFPFAGRTPAAG